ATCCGTACTTTTCATTCATTATCATTATTTGCTCTTGTGAAAGTTTTTCCTGGTTACTGTATGGCGTACCTGGCAAAAGCTTCAGTAAAAAAAATGTAATCGATGCTATTAGTAAAAGCGTGATTAGCATGAAAAAGACTCGCTTTCCCAAAAACTTAGCATAGTTTTTCATCGATTCAAGCACCTCCATGTTAAATTTTAATCATTTTCTTAAAAATGAATATACTATATAGAATAGCTCGTTAAGAGCAATAATGCAAAAGTTTTTTACTAATTCTTAAATATTTTTTTACAAATATTAAAAAACAGCCATAAATTATTCAAAAAAAGCCTTGTCAAACTCATATTATTCTCATTATTAAAGATATCATTGTAATTCAATTTTATTTAAGGTAAATTAAATTTAGTTTGTTTAACCTATTGAAAGGAGATATATAACATGAAATACTCAAAAAAAATAACCCTTCTAATTGGATTGCCACTTTTATTCACTTTATTATGGCAACTTGTTCAGTTTCAAAAAGTAACCTTCCTAGAAACATCAAATCTTTGTTTTCTATTTGCTGGTATTTTATTGATTATTGGTCTTTTCTGGTACACCCTGTCTTCTGGAGTTTTCGATTTTTTTAATTTTAGTATGAAAAAAAGTGCTCATATCATTAAAGGTGGTTCTGAAAAACTAGAAGTTAAGCCACTTTCTAAATCTGTTGGAACTGGTTACAAAACTGTTTTGCTGGCAGGAACAATTCTATTAGGTATCAGTATCCTTTCTCTAGTAGGCTTTTATCTCTAAAATTTTTTTACGTATACTAAATACAGATTCTACTATATACTAGACAGTAGAAAATATTTCTGAATTCATTTAAAAGGAGTTTTTACCATGGAAACTATTTTTTCCGGCATTCAGCCTAGTGGCACACCAACAATTGGAAACTATATTGGTGCCATGAAACAATTTATCGCTTTGCAAGAAGAATACAATTGCTATTATTGTATTGTTGATGAACATGCAATTACGGTTCCACAAGATCGCTTAAAATTAAGAAAACAAACAAAGAGTTTAGCTGCACTTTATTTAGCAGTCGGGTTAAACCCAGAAAAATCAACTATTTTTATTCAATCTGAGGTACCTGCTCACACTCAAGCAGCATGGATTGTTCAATGTAACATACCTTTAGGTGAATTAGAACGGATGACTCAATTTAAAGATAAATCTTCTAAATCTGGTCGTACTAGTGTCAGTGCTGGTCTGTTAACTTATCCACCTCTAATGGTAGCTGACATCATTTTGTACCAAAGTAATCTTGTTCCTGTTGGGGAAGATCAAAAACAACATTTAGAGCTAACAAGAGATTTTGTAGACCGCTTTAATAATAAATACAGTAACGGAGAGCCAATCCTGACTTTACCTGAAGTTAAAATACCTAAATTTGGTGGTAGAATTATGAGTCTTCAAGAACCTACTAAAAAGATGAGTAAATCAGACACTAATCAAAAAGGATTTATCTCTATGCTAGATGAACCTACTGTTATTCGCAAAAAACTAAAAAGCGCAGTCACTGATTCAAGTGGTGTAATTGAGTATGATGTTGAGAATAAACCGGGAATCTCTAATTTATTAACTATTTTCTCTTCTTTTTCTGGAGAATCAATTGAAAACCTTGTTGCTCGTTATGCTGGAGCTGGTTATGGAACCTTTAAAGACGAACTAGCAGATGCTGTCATTGCTGTGATGGAACCCATTCAAGAGCGTTACAACGATTTGTTAACATCTGATGAATTAACCACTATTTTAGATAATGGTGCATTAGCTGCAAATACAGTAGCTAACAAAACTCTAAGAAAAATGAAAAATGCCGTTGGTCTAGGCCGAAAATAAGCAAAAAACTAAGTTAGAATGAGAGATGACGACTCATTCTAGCTTAGTTTTTTTTAATAAATTAAATTTAATAAATCTTCTTTTTCAATATTGCCAAAATATTTTTTTATATCGATTTGATTTAATCTCTCATTAATTTCTCCACGATCATATTTTGTGCCTTCAAGAATTTTTTCAACATCCGAAATTTCACCTAATCCAAAGAAATCACCAAAAATGCGAACTTCTTTTAAATGACCTTTTTCAACATTCATTTTAAATTCAATTGATCCAATTGGAAAACGTTGTCGACGATTTAATTCAAATTTTGGCGATTTTCCATAATTCCAATCCCAATTTCCATAATATTCATTGGAAATTTCATGAATTTTATTCCAATCATCCTGCGTTAAATGATACTCTTTCACTTCATCACGTTTTTCCACACCAAAAATACTTAATAATAATTGATTTCTAAATTCTTTTGTTGAAATATATTGGTAATCATCACTTAAATAGGGTTTAATGTTCGTTACACGGCTTCTAATTGATTTAATACCCTTCGATTCAATCTTGTCTTTACGTACTTTTAGCGCTCCTACAACGGCTTCTATATCACTATCAAACATAATAGTCCCATGAGCAAACATTCGGCCACTTGTTGCATACATCGCATTCCCAGAAAACTTTTTGTCATCAATAACTAAGTCATTCCGACCTTTTAATTCGGCTCCTTCTACACCCATTTTGTGTAAAGAAGCGATTACTGGTTCAGTGAACTTTGCAAAGTCACGGAAAGAATTGCCATCATCTGGCATAATAAAACTAAAGGATAAATTGCCAAAGTCATGATAAACGGCTCCGCCACCTGACAAGCGGCGAACCACATGAATATGATTTTTTTCAACATACTCTGTATTAATTTCTTCAATGGTATTTTGATTACGACCAATAATAATAGAAGGTTCATTAATATAAAATAGTAAAATTGGTTCATCTAACGTAAGGTTTTTCAATAAGAACGTTTCAATTGCAAGATTAATTCGTGGGTCTGTAATTTCATCGTTATTTACAAAATACATACTAGC
The sequence above is a segment of the Carnobacterium gallinarum DSM 4847 genome. Coding sequences within it:
- a CDS encoding DUF3899 domain-containing protein, which codes for MKYSKKITLLIGLPLLFTLLWQLVQFQKVTFLETSNLCFLFAGILLIIGLFWYTLSSGVFDFFNFSMKKSAHIIKGGSEKLEVKPLSKSVGTGYKTVLLAGTILLGISILSLVGFYL
- the trpS gene encoding tryptophan--tRNA ligase, with amino-acid sequence METIFSGIQPSGTPTIGNYIGAMKQFIALQEEYNCYYCIVDEHAITVPQDRLKLRKQTKSLAALYLAVGLNPEKSTIFIQSEVPAHTQAAWIVQCNIPLGELERMTQFKDKSSKSGRTSVSAGLLTYPPLMVADIILYQSNLVPVGEDQKQHLELTRDFVDRFNNKYSNGEPILTLPEVKIPKFGGRIMSLQEPTKKMSKSDTNQKGFISMLDEPTVIRKKLKSAVTDSSGVIEYDVENKPGISNLLTIFSSFSGESIENLVARYAGAGYGTFKDELADAVIAVMEPIQERYNDLLTSDELTTILDNGALAANTVANKTLRKMKNAVGLGRK
- a CDS encoding lipoate--protein ligase; this encodes MYFVNNDEITDPRINLAIETFLLKNLTLDEPILLFYINEPSIIIGRNQNTIEEINTEYVEKNHIHVVRRLSGGGAVYHDFGNLSFSFIMPDDGNSFRDFAKFTEPVIASLHKMGVEGAELKGRNDLVIDDKKFSGNAMYATSGRMFAHGTIMFDSDIEAVVGALKVRKDKIESKGIKSIRSRVTNIKPYLSDDYQYISTKEFRNQLLLSIFGVEKRDEVKEYHLTQDDWNKIHEISNEYYGNWDWNYGKSPKFELNRRQRFPIGSIEFKMNVEKGHLKEVRIFGDFFGLGEISDVEKILEGTKYDRGEINERLNQIDIKKYFGNIEKEDLLNLIY